In Balneola sp., one genomic interval encodes:
- a CDS encoding S26 family signal peptidase, producing MEDNKNPEEQGLSSYWKKRKAKKDEENKKAKSWLREWIDAIVFAFIAAAILRAFLFGSYKIPTPSMEKTLMTGDLLIVSNITYGPRTPMGLCVPFLQGWCVPGVQLPWTRLPGYRDIERNDIFVFNVPWEVKPISQKTNYIKRAVAIPGDTMSIEDKILYINGEKSVQHEGVQRHYVLRMAERVRLSNAKMESVGGELIGYTNQDTYVVNMSDEVAATVGGWAEVDTMYLNVTPDGSTERNYVQSSGSFSRGFNNPDQLPEIVVPFEGQEIQLTDENWYVYEDIIQRYEKNDLRRENGTIFINGEETNTYTIQQDYFFAMGDNRDNSQDSRFWGFVPKDHVIGKAAIVWFSLDGWVPRFERVFNLID from the coding sequence TTGGAAGATAATAAGAATCCCGAAGAGCAAGGACTAAGCTCATACTGGAAGAAGCGTAAGGCTAAAAAGGACGAAGAAAATAAGAAAGCAAAATCATGGCTCCGCGAGTGGATAGATGCCATTGTTTTTGCGTTTATAGCAGCAGCTATTCTACGAGCATTTCTATTTGGCTCCTATAAAATCCCAACTCCTTCGATGGAGAAAACCCTCATGACCGGAGACTTGCTTATCGTCTCCAACATTACTTATGGGCCAAGAACCCCGATGGGATTGTGTGTACCATTTCTACAAGGATGGTGTGTTCCCGGCGTACAGTTACCGTGGACGCGCTTGCCCGGCTATCGCGATATTGAGCGAAATGACATCTTTGTTTTTAATGTGCCTTGGGAAGTAAAACCTATTTCACAAAAGACGAATTATATAAAAAGAGCTGTTGCCATTCCTGGTGATACGATGTCGATTGAAGATAAAATTCTCTATATCAATGGAGAAAAGTCGGTACAACACGAGGGAGTACAACGCCATTACGTTTTAAGAATGGCTGAGCGAGTCCGGTTGAGCAATGCGAAAATGGAATCTGTAGGTGGAGAATTAATAGGTTACACCAACCAAGATACCTATGTGGTGAATATGTCGGATGAGGTAGCTGCAACGGTAGGCGGTTGGGCTGAAGTTGATACCATGTATCTTAATGTAACACCTGATGGAAGTACAGAGAGAAATTATGTACAAAGTTCAGGTAGTTTTTCCAGAGGATTTAATAACCCGGACCAGCTTCCTGAAATTGTAGTTCCATTTGAAGGTCAAGAGATCCAGCTCACGGATGAAAATTGGTATGTTTACGAAGACATCATTCAACGCTACGAAAAAAATGACCTTCGCAGAGAAAACGGCACAATCTTTATCAACGGTGAAGAGACCAACACCTATACCATTCAGCAAGACTACTTTTTTGCAATGGGAGATAACCGCGATAATAGTCAGGATTCCCGATTCTGGGGATTTGTACCAAAAGATCACGTGATTGGAAAAGCGGCGATTGTCTGGTTCTCTCTGGACGGATGGGTGCCACGCTTTGAACGGGTGTTTAATCTGATTGACTAA
- a CDS encoding elongation factor 4, protein MNNIRNFCIIAHIDHGKSTLADRLLQITGSISEREMQEQVLDDMDLERERGITIKSHAIRMDYQRPNGDKYTFNLIDTPGHVDFAYEVSRALKACEGAILVVDAAQGIEAQTLSNLYQAIEQDLEIIPVLNKIDLPGAEPEEVGQQIVDLIGCDHEDILHVSGKTGEGVDKLLEAIVERVPGPKREDDKPLRALIFDSIFNTYRGSIAYVRVMEGTLTKGDLFKFMANKKEYNAEEIGYLKIEKEPTEVLRAGDVGYVVGSVKSLQDVRVGDTITKVKNAATEPIPGYQEAKPMVFSGIFPTDADDFEDLRSALEKLQLNDASLSYEPETSKALGFGFRAGFLGLLHMEIVQERLDREFDIDIITTVPNVQYEVKLEDSGKIIEVDNPSQMPEVADIDAIYEPYIKASIITPADYIGPVMKLCQDRRGIYVNQLFMQNNRVEITYELPMAEVVFDFYDRLKSGTRGYASLDYEFIEFRKGDLVRLDIVLNGDQVDALSSITHRDKAYYLGRKVCGKLKELIPQQQFEVAVQAAIGSRIIARDTVRAMRKDVTAKCYGGDISRKRKLLEKQKEGKKRMKQVGTVEIPQEAFLAVLSMDEDDR, encoded by the coding sequence ATGAATAATATTCGAAATTTTTGCATCATTGCCCATATTGACCATGGGAAATCTACACTAGCCGACCGCCTGCTTCAGATAACGGGTTCCATTAGCGAACGCGAAATGCAAGAGCAGGTTTTGGACGACATGGATTTGGAACGTGAACGAGGCATCACTATAAAAAGTCATGCCATACGCATGGACTATCAGCGTCCCAATGGCGATAAATACACCTTCAATTTAATTGATACTCCGGGCCACGTAGATTTCGCCTATGAAGTTTCGCGTGCCCTTAAAGCTTGTGAAGGAGCCATTCTTGTGGTTGATGCCGCTCAGGGAATTGAAGCCCAAACGCTGTCAAATTTGTATCAGGCTATTGAGCAGGATCTTGAAATCATTCCGGTATTGAATAAGATTGACCTTCCTGGTGCAGAACCAGAAGAAGTTGGACAGCAAATTGTAGATTTAATTGGGTGTGACCATGAAGATATTTTGCATGTTTCAGGTAAAACCGGGGAAGGCGTTGATAAACTTCTCGAAGCAATTGTAGAACGGGTGCCAGGCCCTAAGAGAGAAGATGACAAACCATTACGAGCCCTGATTTTTGACTCTATTTTTAATACTTACAGAGGCTCTATCGCTTACGTGCGTGTGATGGAAGGTACGCTAACGAAAGGCGACCTCTTTAAATTTATGGCCAATAAGAAGGAATATAACGCAGAAGAAATTGGCTACCTGAAAATCGAGAAGGAGCCTACAGAAGTGCTTCGTGCCGGTGATGTAGGTTATGTAGTTGGTAGTGTGAAGTCGCTGCAAGATGTCCGTGTAGGTGATACCATCACGAAAGTAAAAAACGCGGCTACCGAACCTATCCCCGGTTATCAAGAAGCAAAGCCGATGGTGTTTAGTGGAATTTTCCCTACTGATGCTGACGATTTTGAAGATCTCCGATCAGCGCTTGAAAAACTTCAGCTGAATGATGCTTCTCTGAGTTATGAGCCTGAAACTTCCAAAGCACTTGGTTTTGGTTTCCGTGCCGGGTTCCTGGGACTCCTGCACATGGAAATTGTTCAGGAACGTCTCGACCGTGAATTTGATATCGACATTATCACCACGGTTCCTAACGTTCAGTATGAAGTGAAACTGGAAGATAGTGGCAAGATTATTGAAGTAGATAACCCAAGCCAGATGCCGGAAGTTGCCGACATCGATGCTATTTATGAGCCATACATCAAAGCAAGTATTATAACACCTGCAGATTATATTGGTCCGGTAATGAAATTATGCCAGGATCGAAGAGGTATTTATGTAAATCAGCTCTTCATGCAAAATAATCGCGTCGAAATTACGTATGAATTGCCAATGGCTGAGGTTGTTTTTGATTTCTACGACCGTTTAAAATCCGGAACACGCGGATATGCCTCTTTGGATTACGAATTCATCGAATTCAGAAAAGGCGACTTGGTCCGTTTAGATATAGTGCTAAATGGCGATCAGGTAGATGCGCTGTCTAGTATCACCCACCGTGACAAGGCTTATTACCTTGGGCGTAAAGTTTGTGGAAAATTAAAGGAACTTATTCCTCAGCAGCAGTTTGAAGTAGCTGTACAGGCGGCTATCGGAAGTCGGATTATTGCCCGTGATACCGTTCGCGCGATGCGTAAAGATGTAACCGCGAAATGTTATGGTGGTGATATCTCCCGTAAACGTAAGCTGCTTGAAAAACAGAAAGAAGGTAAAAAACGAATGAAACAGGTAGGTACGGTTGAAATACCTCAGGAAGCATTCCTTGCCGTTCTATCTATGGATGAAGACGACAGATAA
- the rlmN gene encoding 23S rRNA (adenine(2503)-C(2))-methyltransferase RlmN encodes MTTTETAQKTDLKALTKEELNHFCKDLGLQSFRADQVFQWLYQKGASDFEEMTNLSKDLREKLREIATINRIKLVQQQESKDGTIKFLFQLNDPDKEYKVEAVLIPDFFADGAARRLTVCVSSQVGCVFGCAFCATGKMGLFRNLTHGEIVDQVQYINDLAEEKYGKKITNIVYMGMGEPLHNYKAIVNSAHIISDPLSIELSPKRITVSTVGLTKQIKKLADDQEEFNLAISLHAPTDEKRDKIMPINSSMNLESLEDAVRHYYKATERPITYEYLLFDNFNDSPEDARNLAKIVKWAPSKVNIIMYNNVAGVELKRAREERLDDFMRTLIQNDVRATVRRSRGDDIDAGCGQLAIREGAPKGKTMAKN; translated from the coding sequence ATGACAACTACTGAAACCGCCCAAAAAACCGACCTTAAAGCTCTTACTAAAGAGGAACTCAATCATTTCTGTAAAGATCTGGGGCTGCAAAGTTTTCGTGCCGACCAGGTTTTTCAATGGTTATACCAAAAGGGAGCCTCTGATTTTGAAGAGATGACGAACCTCTCCAAAGACTTGAGAGAGAAACTTCGTGAAATCGCCACCATCAACCGGATTAAACTGGTTCAGCAGCAAGAGAGTAAAGACGGAACCATTAAGTTTCTTTTTCAGCTGAATGATCCGGATAAAGAATATAAAGTTGAAGCGGTTTTGATCCCTGACTTCTTTGCGGATGGAGCTGCCCGCCGACTTACGGTTTGTGTTTCATCTCAGGTAGGTTGTGTATTTGGATGTGCTTTTTGCGCCACCGGAAAAATGGGCTTGTTTAGAAATTTAACCCATGGTGAGATTGTAGATCAGGTTCAGTATATCAACGACCTTGCTGAAGAGAAGTACGGAAAGAAAATTACCAATATCGTTTATATGGGGATGGGTGAACCACTTCATAACTATAAAGCGATTGTAAATTCAGCCCATATTATTTCTGATCCTTTAAGTATTGAGCTTTCTCCAAAACGGATAACGGTCTCTACGGTTGGCTTAACTAAACAGATCAAGAAACTGGCGGATGATCAGGAAGAATTCAATCTCGCAATTTCCCTTCACGCCCCTACTGATGAAAAGCGGGACAAGATTATGCCCATCAACAGTTCGATGAATCTGGAGAGCCTCGAGGACGCTGTACGGCATTACTACAAGGCTACAGAACGACCGATCACGTATGAATATTTACTCTTCGATAATTTCAATGATAGTCCTGAAGACGCCCGAAACTTAGCCAAAATTGTGAAGTGGGCTCCCAGTAAGGTGAACATCATTATGTACAATAATGTAGCTGGTGTAGAGCTGAAACGAGCTCGTGAAGAACGACTTGATGACTTCATGCGCACACTCATTCAAAATGATGTCAGGGCAACAGTTCGCAGAAGCCGCGGAGATGATATTGATGCAGGTTGTGGTCAGCTTGCCATTCGGGAAGGAGCTCCCAAAGGCAAAACAATGGCTAAGAATTAG
- the hisE gene encoding phosphoribosyl-ATP diphosphatase encodes MADIKTLTQKDYEFLIELEELLYDRKNEMPSGSYTTSMYKKGIDKIAQKVGEEAVETVIASKNKKNKETINEAADLIFHLMLLLAEKEIPLHKVIKKLRKRHDHGSHKHIGE; translated from the coding sequence ATGGCTGATATTAAAACACTGACGCAAAAAGATTACGAGTTTCTGATTGAATTGGAAGAACTGCTTTACGATCGAAAAAACGAGATGCCTTCCGGTTCGTATACTACTTCTATGTATAAAAAAGGGATCGATAAGATCGCTCAAAAAGTAGGAGAAGAAGCTGTTGAAACGGTAATCGCATCAAAGAATAAGAAGAATAAAGAGACGATTAACGAAGCAGCTGACCTGATTTTCCACTTGATGCTCCTTCTAGCCGAGAAAGAGATTCCACTTCATAAAGTGATCAAGAAACTCCGTAAACGCCATGATCATGGCTCGCATAAGCATATTGGTGAATGA
- a CDS encoding carotenoid 1,2-hydratase, with protein MKKIIWAIIGIFILIGMGYGLWQTFENESEISASVSVAEAMGGGSSEGYLSVTGPREFVFPDDHGPHPGYRTEWWYYTGNVYTEEGRQFGYQFTIFRSQLNPPDSGEVGTAQGTDWNTDQLYLGHFAISDVQEENHVFDERYSRGAAGLAGAQVEPYEIWLEDWSIERINTNNSDDKNFPVRLSGTMEDGSAINFVVTPAKPLTLQGEEGFDKKGPEEGNASYYLSFTRMDTEGTVTLDGEEFEVSGQSWMDHEWSTSALDREQEGWDWFSLQLSNGYDLMYYQLRNRDGSVSEFTVGSLIGPNGEKTTITPENVTLEVQDRWESPHSGANYPSKWVMGIPGQNVRLELATLFDDQEMDVSVRYYEGTLKVGGTMNGEEIGGQGFIEMTGYDE; from the coding sequence ATGAAAAAAATTATTTGGGCCATCATTGGAATTTTTATCCTGATTGGGATGGGATATGGACTATGGCAAACTTTTGAAAACGAATCTGAAATCTCTGCATCGGTCTCAGTGGCAGAAGCGATGGGAGGAGGAAGCAGTGAGGGCTATTTGAGTGTGACTGGTCCTAGGGAATTTGTATTTCCAGATGATCATGGCCCTCATCCTGGTTACAGAACCGAGTGGTGGTATTATACCGGTAATGTATATACAGAAGAAGGCCGGCAGTTTGGTTATCAGTTTACCATTTTCAGAAGTCAACTCAATCCGCCGGATAGTGGGGAAGTAGGAACAGCTCAAGGTACGGACTGGAACACGGATCAACTTTATTTGGGTCACTTTGCGATTTCAGACGTGCAGGAAGAAAATCATGTTTTTGATGAGCGATACAGTCGCGGAGCGGCAGGTTTAGCCGGCGCTCAGGTAGAGCCATATGAGATTTGGCTTGAAGATTGGTCCATTGAACGCATCAATACAAACAATTCCGATGACAAAAATTTCCCCGTTCGGCTTTCAGGAACCATGGAGGACGGTTCAGCTATCAATTTTGTAGTTACTCCAGCTAAGCCACTTACTTTACAGGGGGAAGAGGGATTCGATAAAAAAGGCCCGGAAGAAGGAAATGCCTCATACTATTTATCATTCACTAGAATGGACACCGAAGGAACCGTCACGCTGGATGGAGAAGAGTTTGAAGTGAGCGGACAAAGCTGGATGGATCACGAATGGAGTACATCAGCACTGGATCGAGAACAGGAAGGCTGGGATTGGTTTTCATTACAGCTCTCAAACGGTTACGATTTAATGTATTATCAGCTTAGGAATAGAGATGGTTCCGTGAGTGAATTCACGGTGGGTTCTTTAATTGGGCCTAATGGCGAAAAGACCACCATCACCCCAGAAAATGTGACTTTGGAAGTGCAGGACCGCTGGGAAAGTCCCCATAGTGGAGCAAATTATCCCTCAAAATGGGTCATGGGAATTCCGGGCCAAAATGTACGCCTGGAATTAGCTACACTTTTTGATGATCAGGAAATGGATGTTTCGGTTCGGTATTATGAGGGAACGCTAAAAGTGGGCGGTACTATGAATGGGGAAGAAATTGGGGGTCAGGGGTTTATTGAAATGACGGGTTATGATGAGTAG
- a CDS encoding permease — MSNPKDSNLLWLSSLRFLMRHPWHFALSILGVALGVAVVVSIDLSNSSAKKAFSLSTEAVTGKATHQIQGAAESLDEETYRQVRLDAKVRKSAPVVEGYARLQGVNRTFQVLGVDPIAEAPFRDFASQEAGIELSEFMSGENTGLVSEMVAEELSVEIGDTLSLSVGGREFSLRLIGLIEATDDRSEQALESLLVVDISTAQRLFDMQGALTRIDLILPSDSEESLKKTINSVLPDGAAIVRSESRTETVEQMTRAFEFNLQALSMLALLVGMFLIYNTMTFSVVQRRPLIGRLRALGVTRNEILATVLKEAVLIGFLGTVIGIVAGIFLAQVLVKLVTQSINDLYFVLSVQELSIDLFSLGKGAVLGMGATLIAAFWPAREASQAEVSTVLRRSSNESKITERIVPLSLLGFLVALAGICVLLIPGGGIAAGYSSLLFMIVGFSLVIPLVIVGMAKVLRPVLGKISGLIGKMAVRGVVTELSRTSVAIAALVVAVAATVGVGVMVDSFRTTVVSWLESQLQADIYVQPPSSVARKADATLEPMLVDLLRETEGVADASTVRSVDVRTNKGTDNLVAINQGQAAKQAYQLKAGSENFWQRYTSESILMVSEVYAYRNNVALGDTLTIETDAGNAPFVIQAINFDYASDIGTITMSRQVYDQFFDDDAISGLALYAAEGVEVEQLVEQLREQSAGMQEVFIRSNKGLREASIEIFDRTFTVTIVLRMLAILVAFIGVLSALMALQLERSRELAVLRANGMTPGQLWNYVVTQTGVMGVMAGLLSVPLGILMAYILVYVINLRSFGWTLQFMISTEVLLQAVGLAILAALLAGLYPSWKMSKANPADALRND; from the coding sequence ATGAGCAATCCTAAAGATTCAAATTTACTCTGGCTTTCCAGTTTACGATTTTTGATGCGCCACCCCTGGCATTTTGCACTCTCAATTTTGGGAGTAGCACTGGGTGTAGCCGTTGTCGTTTCCATTGACTTATCAAATAGCAGTGCCAAGAAAGCATTTTCTCTTTCAACAGAAGCTGTAACCGGAAAAGCAACGCACCAAATCCAAGGCGCTGCTGAAAGCCTGGATGAAGAGACCTATCGGCAAGTAAGGTTAGATGCCAAAGTTCGAAAGTCAGCACCGGTGGTTGAAGGCTATGCAAGACTACAGGGAGTAAACCGGACATTTCAGGTTTTAGGGGTTGATCCCATTGCTGAAGCACCGTTTCGTGACTTTGCCAGTCAGGAAGCAGGTATTGAGCTTTCAGAATTTATGAGCGGTGAAAATACCGGGCTGGTTTCTGAGATGGTAGCTGAAGAATTGAGTGTAGAAATTGGCGATACCCTTTCGCTTTCGGTGGGAGGACGAGAGTTCAGTCTTCGCCTTATCGGACTTATAGAAGCTACAGATGACCGTAGTGAGCAAGCTTTGGAGTCTTTATTAGTGGTTGATATTAGCACCGCTCAGCGACTTTTTGATATGCAAGGAGCACTGACTCGTATCGACTTAATATTGCCATCTGATTCCGAAGAGTCACTCAAAAAGACAATCAATTCAGTACTACCTGACGGTGCAGCAATAGTTCGATCCGAATCTAGGACGGAAACGGTTGAGCAGATGACTCGGGCTTTCGAGTTCAATCTGCAAGCCCTCAGTATGTTGGCATTGTTGGTCGGAATGTTTTTGATTTACAACACGATGACCTTTTCAGTAGTACAGCGCCGTCCGTTAATTGGTCGGCTGCGAGCGCTGGGTGTCACCCGAAATGAAATTCTGGCCACCGTTCTAAAAGAAGCAGTTTTGATTGGGTTTTTAGGAACTGTAATCGGAATTGTAGCCGGGATATTCTTAGCTCAGGTTTTGGTGAAGCTAGTAACACAGTCCATTAACGATCTGTATTTCGTTCTCTCCGTTCAAGAACTTTCTATTGATCTATTTTCACTAGGAAAAGGAGCCGTGTTAGGAATGGGAGCAACTTTGATAGCCGCTTTCTGGCCGGCAAGAGAAGCTTCACAGGCAGAAGTCTCAACTGTGCTTCGCCGATCTTCCAATGAATCTAAAATCACCGAACGAATTGTTCCGCTTTCATTGCTTGGGTTTTTGGTTGCTTTAGCTGGCATCTGCGTATTATTGATTCCAGGGGGAGGAATTGCAGCAGGATATTCATCCCTGTTATTTATGATTGTTGGTTTCTCACTTGTCATTCCACTAGTCATTGTGGGGATGGCAAAAGTATTGCGTCCAGTTTTAGGAAAAATAAGCGGATTGATTGGTAAAATGGCGGTTCGTGGAGTAGTCACTGAACTTAGCCGAACATCCGTAGCTATAGCCGCTTTGGTAGTTGCAGTTGCGGCCACGGTTGGTGTTGGGGTGATGGTAGACAGTTTCAGAACAACCGTTGTTTCCTGGCTGGAATCTCAGCTACAGGCTGATATTTATGTGCAGCCCCCAAGTTCCGTAGCCCGAAAAGCAGATGCGACACTGGAACCCATGCTCGTAGATCTGCTTCGTGAAACAGAAGGCGTAGCTGATGCCAGCACGGTTCGAAGTGTAGATGTAAGAACCAATAAGGGCACCGATAATTTAGTAGCAATCAATCAGGGGCAAGCGGCGAAACAAGCCTATCAATTAAAAGCTGGTTCCGAAAATTTTTGGCAGCGCTACACCAGTGAATCCATATTGATGGTTTCTGAAGTGTACGCCTATCGCAATAATGTGGCTTTGGGCGATACCCTAACCATCGAAACTGATGCAGGAAACGCGCCATTCGTAATACAAGCCATCAACTTTGACTATGCCTCCGATATCGGAACCATTACAATGAGCAGGCAGGTATATGATCAGTTTTTTGATGATGATGCCATTTCCGGATTGGCTCTGTATGCTGCGGAAGGAGTTGAAGTAGAGCAGTTGGTAGAACAGCTTCGTGAACAATCAGCTGGAATGCAGGAAGTGTTTATCCGGTCTAACAAAGGACTTCGGGAAGCTTCCATTGAGATTTTTGACCGTACTTTTACCGTAACCATTGTGCTGAGGATGCTGGCAATCTTGGTTGCCTTTATTGGAGTATTGTCTGCATTGATGGCGCTTCAGCTTGAGAGGTCACGTGAGCTGGCAGTTCTCAGAGCAAACGGTATGACGCCGGGGCAACTTTGGAATTATGTAGTCACTCAAACCGGAGTAATGGGTGTGATGGCCGGATTGCTTTCGGTTCCGCTTGGTATTTTGATGGCTTACATTTTGGTATATGTCATCAACCTACGGTCATTTGGCTGGACGCTGCAGTTTATGATTTCAACCGAAGTATTATTGCAGGCCGTTGGGTTGGCGATTCTTGCAGCTTTGCTTGCGGGACTTTATCCATCCTGGAAAATGTCTAAAGCCAATCCCGCCGATGCACTTAGAAATGATTAA
- a CDS encoding ABC transporter ATP-binding protein has product MPNKSHIQLNDLTKSYQEGDKLRSVLDELNLSVEEGEMIVLLGRSGSGKSTLLNMISGIDKPDHGEVIIGGTNLAALDEKNRTLFRRKNIGFVFQSFNLISTLTAHENVLLPLKLKGVTDDETLNKAQQFLEKVSLGDRGDSYPDRLSGGEQQRVAIARALAHEPMLILADEPTGNLDYETGRQILDILNDLVRENGRTMIIATHDRDICKIADRVVELRGGKLKEVKDLAEAVK; this is encoded by the coding sequence ATGCCCAATAAGTCTCACATTCAGTTAAACGACCTGACCAAAAGTTATCAGGAGGGAGATAAGCTACGCTCCGTACTGGATGAATTAAATCTATCTGTGGAAGAAGGAGAGATGATCGTCCTGCTTGGCCGTTCCGGCTCAGGAAAAAGTACACTGCTGAACATGATAAGCGGGATTGATAAACCGGATCACGGCGAAGTTATAATAGGGGGAACCAATCTGGCGGCTCTGGATGAAAAGAACCGAACCCTATTTCGTAGAAAAAATATTGGTTTTGTATTTCAGTCCTTCAATCTCATTTCAACACTTACAGCTCATGAAAATGTATTGCTTCCACTGAAACTGAAAGGGGTTACGGATGATGAGACACTCAATAAAGCCCAGCAATTTTTAGAAAAAGTGAGTTTGGGCGATCGCGGAGACAGTTATCCGGATCGACTCTCTGGCGGAGAGCAACAGCGCGTAGCTATAGCCCGGGCTTTGGCACACGAACCGATGCTTATTCTTGCTGATGAACCAACCGGGAATCTCGATTACGAAACCGGCCGACAAATTTTAGATATCCTCAACGATCTGGTGCGTGAAAACGGACGTACAATGATAATTGCTACGCACGACCGTGACATTTGTAAAATAGCTGACCGGGTCGTAGAACTGCGCGGCGGCAAGTTGAAAGAAGTTAAAGATCTAGCTGAAGCCGTTAAATGA
- the hisA gene encoding 1-(5-phosphoribosyl)-5-[(5-phosphoribosylamino)methylideneamino]imidazole-4-carboxamide isomerase, with product MLTIPAIDLLNGQAVRLHKGSYEEVTVYNDSPLEQAREFKNAGFEHIHVVDLNGAKEGKFINLPYIKEIIEELEISVQTGGGIRKFEDVEMLLDAGLSKVICSSMAIKNEEDWLKSLKQFPKQMIIGMDLKDGKIAYSGWLETAEESVESFLSRMIEHGLQEVLCTDISKDGTLSGPNVELYKKLKSEFPEIKLIASGGVAEVQDLEELKQAQMDAVVVGKAYYENRISLEQMVRFNS from the coding sequence ATGCTTACAATTCCCGCTATCGATCTTCTGAATGGACAAGCTGTTCGCCTTCATAAAGGTTCTTACGAAGAAGTTACCGTCTATAATGATTCCCCTCTGGAACAGGCCCGTGAGTTTAAGAACGCCGGTTTTGAACATATTCACGTAGTGGACTTAAACGGAGCCAAAGAAGGCAAATTCATCAACCTTCCCTATATAAAAGAAATTATTGAAGAGCTTGAAATTTCGGTACAAACCGGCGGTGGTATTCGGAAGTTTGAAGATGTGGAGATGTTGCTGGATGCAGGACTTTCTAAAGTGATCTGTAGCTCCATGGCCATTAAGAATGAAGAAGATTGGCTGAAATCACTCAAACAATTTCCTAAACAAATGATTATAGGAATGGATTTGAAAGACGGAAAAATTGCCTACTCTGGTTGGCTGGAAACAGCTGAGGAATCAGTAGAGTCTTTTCTGAGCCGCATGATTGAGCATGGCTTGCAAGAAGTATTGTGTACAGATATTTCCAAAGACGGGACGCTATCCGGACCGAATGTTGAGCTCTATAAAAAGCTGAAATCTGAATTTCCGGAAATCAAGCTCATTGCTTCGGGTGGAGTTGCTGAAGTCCAAGATTTAGAGGAACTGAAGCAGGCGCAGATGGATGCGGTTGTAGTTGGAAAAGCCTACTACGAAAACCGCATCTCTTTAGAGCAGATGGTGCGCTTTAATTCCTGA
- a CDS encoding imidazole glycerol phosphate synthase subunit HisF → MLTKRIIPCLDIKNGRTVKGVNFEGLRDAGDPVELAKRYSDEGADELVFLDITATLEKRKTLVQLVKRIAAEINIPFTVGGGIKAVDEIEELLKSGADKVSLNSSIVKNPDLINQASAAFGAQAIVAAVDAKRNGSSWNVYVKGGTEDTGLDAIEWMLEVEERGAGEILLTSMDRDGTKSGFDIDILSKINSLVNIPVIASGGAGTIQHCVDAVKSGNADAVLAASIFHFKEIEIRELKKQMRAADIEVRYIE, encoded by the coding sequence ATGCTCACTAAAAGAATTATCCCCTGCCTGGATATTAAAAACGGGCGTACTGTTAAAGGTGTAAATTTTGAAGGACTTCGTGATGCCGGTGACCCCGTTGAATTAGCTAAAAGATACAGCGATGAGGGAGCCGATGAACTCGTATTCCTTGACATCACAGCTACGCTCGAAAAACGTAAAACGCTCGTTCAACTCGTCAAGAGAATTGCCGCTGAAATCAATATACCCTTTACAGTAGGTGGCGGAATTAAAGCGGTGGATGAAATTGAAGAGTTACTTAAATCAGGCGCCGATAAAGTTTCTCTGAACAGCAGTATTGTCAAAAATCCAGACCTGATTAATCAAGCATCTGCAGCTTTTGGGGCACAGGCAATTGTTGCAGCTGTTGACGCCAAAAGAAATGGCTCAAGCTGGAATGTTTATGTGAAAGGCGGAACTGAAGATACCGGCCTTGATGCTATCGAATGGATGCTGGAAGTAGAAGAACGAGGTGCCGGAGAAATTCTTCTCACCAGCATGGACCGTGATGGCACAAAGAGCGGCTTCGATATCGACATCCTCTCCAAGATAAACAGCCTCGTTAATATTCCTGTTATTGCAAGTGGCGGTGCAGGTACTATTCAGCACTGTGTTGATGCTGTAAAAAGTGGCAATGCTGATGCTGTATTAGCTGCAAGCATTTTCCACTTTAAAGAAATTGAGATCCGTGAGCTAAAGAAGCAGATGCGGGCTGCTGATATCGAAGTCCGATACATTGAATAA